Proteins encoded within one genomic window of Anopheles gambiae chromosome 3, idAnoGambNW_F1_1, whole genome shotgun sequence:
- the LOC1279656 gene encoding integrin beta-nu isoform X1, whose translation MSCCSSHSCSYILSASLYRFTVNKFTASRVVTQSKCFFQKNCIECLDADKDCAWCTDELYDMRKSRCMTKHELLESKCNALKIETNDDYSFLQIEKNEPHRDFDSQQLEAVQIMPQKMNLRLGKLGSRTISFKYKPAKNYPLDMYYLMDLTWSMRDDKATLESMGSQLALALANLTANYQLGFGSFADKPAFPFIQSEPHRHQNPCYSENDQCEPTYGFKHRLKITRDIDSFIAQVKESNVTGNVDNLEAGLDALMQVLVCEKQIGWGSNTRKIVIVATDGWLHMAGDGLLAGIVEENDKQCHLDSDGNFVDALKYDYPSLEQIWRVLLRSKTAVIFAVTEAQQAYYRRLSDLMPEFTSVGRLQDDSSNIIQLVDEGYREFVKRVEFIDNSPDYMQLRYTTDCAGLYREPQPINRCDNIEIGKEYKFNVEIHLLEYPKDPSITNVTVRIEEKLISNEAVELDIDLRTSCNCEKNKKPMELSELCNFNGDYVCGQCQCYVGWIGKTCECNLQNSQNRRELFEQCVAPSVGDELRTGPICSDRGECICGQCYCNPGFEGEHCECNECATIDGSICGGPDHGICTCGTCSCFDSWSGDNCECTTDTTGCKAPSNDAVCSGHGQCNCGRCSCDESFFGPFCETKDGEQPALCSSYEDCIRCAVHEINNIPCQNLDNKCREKIGLYKVQLVDATDDSLNCTFRFSDEKNVCDYRFSYELANNRETLLKVQNLQCKEINLIAAGFTIAASIIIGGLLMLFCYRCKIMYDDRKMFAKFEKEREQETKYQMESPLYKSPISNFKVPAEMETSVL comes from the exons ATGTCTTGCTGTTCATCCCACAGCTGCAGCTACATTCTCTCTGCGTCACTCTATCGCTTCACAGTAAATAAATTCACTG CGTCCCGTGTTGTTACTCAATCCAAGTGTTTCTTTCAAAAAAATTGCATCGAATGTCTCGACGCTGATAAAGACTGTGCATGGTGCACAGATGAG TTGTATGACATGCGAAAATCCCGATGCATGACTAAACATGAGCTGTTAGAATCCAAATGCAACGCGTTAAAAATCGAGACAAACGATGATTATTCATTCCTTCAAATCGAGAAAAATGAGCCGCATCGGGATTTCGATTCGCAGCAGTTGGAAGCTGTACAAATAATGCcacaaaaaatgaatttacGTCTAGGAAAGT TGGGCTCCAGAACCATCTCGTTCAAGTACAAACCGGCGAAAAATTATCCTTTGGATATGTACTACCTGATGGATCTTACCTGGTCGATGCGTGACGACAAAGCAACGCTCGAGAGCATGGGTAGTCAGTTAGCACTAGCATTAGCTAACTTAACCGCCAACTATCAGTTGGGTTTTGGTAGTTTTGCTGACAAGCCCGCCTTTCCGTTCATACAATCCGAACCACATCGACATCAGAATCCGTGCTATTCAGAAAACGACCAATGCGAACCGACCTACGGCTTTAAGCACCGGTTGAAAATTACACGCGACATCGATAGCTTTATTGCGCAGGTCAAAGAAAGCAATGTCACTGGAAATGTGGACAATCTAGAAGCGGGGCTAGATGCCCTAATGCAGGTGCTGGTATGCGAGAAACAGATCGGATGGGGTTCAAATACCCGTAAAATTGTGATCGTAGCCACAGACGGATGGCTGCATATGGCTGGCGATGGGCTGCTGGCGGGTATCGTGGAAGAAAACGATAAACAGTGTCATCTGGACAGTGACGGAAACTTTGTAGATGCTTTAAAGTACGATTATCCCTCTTTGGAACAAATTTGGCGCGTACTGTTGCGAAGCAAAACGGCTGTGATATTTGCCGTCACCGAGGCGCAGCAAGCATACTACCGGCGCTTAAGCGATCTGATGCCTGAGTTTACCAGTGTTGGCCGACTGCAGGATGATTCCTCCAACATTATCCAGTTGGTAGATGAGGGATATAGAGAGTTTGTTAAGCGGGTGGAGTTTATAGACAATTCACCAGACTACATGCAACTACGCTACACCACTGATTGTGCAGGACTGTATCGTGAACCGCAACCGATCAACAGATGTGACAATATTGAAATCGGAAAAGAGTATAAATTTAACGTTGAAATACATCTGCTGGAATATCCTAAAGATCCGTCAATAACG AATGTTACAGTTCGAATAGAAGAGAAACTGATCAGTAATGAAGCCGTGGAACTGGACATAGATTTGCGCACTAGTTGTAACtgtgaaaaaaataagaaaccgATGGAGCTGAGTGAGCTGTGCAACTTCAACGGAGATTACGTGTGCGGGCAATGCCAATGCTACGTCGGATG GATTGGCAAAACGTGCGAATGCAATTTACAAAACTCTCAAAATCGACGCGAATTGTTCGAGCAGTGTGTGGCGCCCAGTGTAGGTGACGAACTACGTACTGGTCCTATTTGTTCCGATCGCGGCGAATGCATATGCGGACAATGCTATTGTAATCCCGGATTTGAGGGAGAGCATTGCGAATGCAATGAATGTGCCAC CATTGATGGAAGCATTTGTGGAGGTCCAGATCACGGTATTTGCACGTGTGGCACATGCAGCTGCTTCGACTCGTGGTCAGGTGACAATTGTGAATGTACTACAGACACAACTGGTTGTAAGGCACCATCCAATGATGCTGTTTGCTCTGGACACGGGCAATGCAACTGCGGGCGATGTTCTTGTGACGAATCCTTCTTCGGACCATTCTGCGAAACGAAGGATGGGGAACAACCGGCATTATGCTCGTCGTACGAGGATTGTATTCGATGTGCAGTACATGAGATAAACAATATACCATGCCAAAATTTAGATAACAAGTGTCGTGAAAAAATTGGGCTGTATAAAGTGCAGCTCGTTGATGCCACTGATG ATTCGCTAAACTGCACTTTTCGATTCAGTGACGAGAAGAATGTATGTGACTACAGGTTTTCGTACGAACTTGCGAACAATAGAGAAACATTGCTAAAGGTACAGAATTTACAATGCAAAGAGATCAACTTGATTGCTGCTGGGTTCACTATCGCTGCATCCATCATTATCGGTGGACTGCTGATGCTATTTTGCTACCGATGTAAAATTATGTACGACGATagaaaaatgtttgcaaaGTTCGAAAAGGAAAGGGAACAAGAAACGAAGTATCAAATGGAGAGTCCATTGTATAAATCACCCATATCTAACTTTAAAGTTCCTGCTGAGATGGAGACAAGTGTTTTGTAA
- the LOC1279656 gene encoding integrin beta-nu isoform X2: MTAFKISVTLLVTTYLLSLAFGQSSRVVTQSKCFFQKNCIECLDADKDCAWCTDELYDMRKSRCMTKHELLESKCNALKIETNDDYSFLQIEKNEPHRDFDSQQLEAVQIMPQKMNLRLGKLGSRTISFKYKPAKNYPLDMYYLMDLTWSMRDDKATLESMGSQLALALANLTANYQLGFGSFADKPAFPFIQSEPHRHQNPCYSENDQCEPTYGFKHRLKITRDIDSFIAQVKESNVTGNVDNLEAGLDALMQVLVCEKQIGWGSNTRKIVIVATDGWLHMAGDGLLAGIVEENDKQCHLDSDGNFVDALKYDYPSLEQIWRVLLRSKTAVIFAVTEAQQAYYRRLSDLMPEFTSVGRLQDDSSNIIQLVDEGYREFVKRVEFIDNSPDYMQLRYTTDCAGLYREPQPINRCDNIEIGKEYKFNVEIHLLEYPKDPSITNVTVRIEEKLISNEAVELDIDLRTSCNCEKNKKPMELSELCNFNGDYVCGQCQCYVGWIGKTCECNLQNSQNRRELFEQCVAPSVGDELRTGPICSDRGECICGQCYCNPGFEGEHCECNECATIDGSICGGPDHGICTCGTCSCFDSWSGDNCECTTDTTGCKAPSNDAVCSGHGQCNCGRCSCDESFFGPFCETKDGEQPALCSSYEDCIRCAVHEINNIPCQNLDNKCREKIGLYKVQLVDATDDSLNCTFRFSDEKNVCDYRFSYELANNRETLLKVQNLQCKEINLIAAGFTIAASIIIGGLLMLFCYRCKIMYDDRKMFAKFEKEREQETKYQMESPLYKSPISNFKVPAEMETSVL; encoded by the exons ATGACCGCATTCAAGATATCTGTAACTCTATTGGTGACTACGTATCTGCTTAGTTTGGCATTTGGGCAGT CGTCCCGTGTTGTTACTCAATCCAAGTGTTTCTTTCAAAAAAATTGCATCGAATGTCTCGACGCTGATAAAGACTGTGCATGGTGCACAGATGAG TTGTATGACATGCGAAAATCCCGATGCATGACTAAACATGAGCTGTTAGAATCCAAATGCAACGCGTTAAAAATCGAGACAAACGATGATTATTCATTCCTTCAAATCGAGAAAAATGAGCCGCATCGGGATTTCGATTCGCAGCAGTTGGAAGCTGTACAAATAATGCcacaaaaaatgaatttacGTCTAGGAAAGT TGGGCTCCAGAACCATCTCGTTCAAGTACAAACCGGCGAAAAATTATCCTTTGGATATGTACTACCTGATGGATCTTACCTGGTCGATGCGTGACGACAAAGCAACGCTCGAGAGCATGGGTAGTCAGTTAGCACTAGCATTAGCTAACTTAACCGCCAACTATCAGTTGGGTTTTGGTAGTTTTGCTGACAAGCCCGCCTTTCCGTTCATACAATCCGAACCACATCGACATCAGAATCCGTGCTATTCAGAAAACGACCAATGCGAACCGACCTACGGCTTTAAGCACCGGTTGAAAATTACACGCGACATCGATAGCTTTATTGCGCAGGTCAAAGAAAGCAATGTCACTGGAAATGTGGACAATCTAGAAGCGGGGCTAGATGCCCTAATGCAGGTGCTGGTATGCGAGAAACAGATCGGATGGGGTTCAAATACCCGTAAAATTGTGATCGTAGCCACAGACGGATGGCTGCATATGGCTGGCGATGGGCTGCTGGCGGGTATCGTGGAAGAAAACGATAAACAGTGTCATCTGGACAGTGACGGAAACTTTGTAGATGCTTTAAAGTACGATTATCCCTCTTTGGAACAAATTTGGCGCGTACTGTTGCGAAGCAAAACGGCTGTGATATTTGCCGTCACCGAGGCGCAGCAAGCATACTACCGGCGCTTAAGCGATCTGATGCCTGAGTTTACCAGTGTTGGCCGACTGCAGGATGATTCCTCCAACATTATCCAGTTGGTAGATGAGGGATATAGAGAGTTTGTTAAGCGGGTGGAGTTTATAGACAATTCACCAGACTACATGCAACTACGCTACACCACTGATTGTGCAGGACTGTATCGTGAACCGCAACCGATCAACAGATGTGACAATATTGAAATCGGAAAAGAGTATAAATTTAACGTTGAAATACATCTGCTGGAATATCCTAAAGATCCGTCAATAACG AATGTTACAGTTCGAATAGAAGAGAAACTGATCAGTAATGAAGCCGTGGAACTGGACATAGATTTGCGCACTAGTTGTAACtgtgaaaaaaataagaaaccgATGGAGCTGAGTGAGCTGTGCAACTTCAACGGAGATTACGTGTGCGGGCAATGCCAATGCTACGTCGGATG GATTGGCAAAACGTGCGAATGCAATTTACAAAACTCTCAAAATCGACGCGAATTGTTCGAGCAGTGTGTGGCGCCCAGTGTAGGTGACGAACTACGTACTGGTCCTATTTGTTCCGATCGCGGCGAATGCATATGCGGACAATGCTATTGTAATCCCGGATTTGAGGGAGAGCATTGCGAATGCAATGAATGTGCCAC CATTGATGGAAGCATTTGTGGAGGTCCAGATCACGGTATTTGCACGTGTGGCACATGCAGCTGCTTCGACTCGTGGTCAGGTGACAATTGTGAATGTACTACAGACACAACTGGTTGTAAGGCACCATCCAATGATGCTGTTTGCTCTGGACACGGGCAATGCAACTGCGGGCGATGTTCTTGTGACGAATCCTTCTTCGGACCATTCTGCGAAACGAAGGATGGGGAACAACCGGCATTATGCTCGTCGTACGAGGATTGTATTCGATGTGCAGTACATGAGATAAACAATATACCATGCCAAAATTTAGATAACAAGTGTCGTGAAAAAATTGGGCTGTATAAAGTGCAGCTCGTTGATGCCACTGATG ATTCGCTAAACTGCACTTTTCGATTCAGTGACGAGAAGAATGTATGTGACTACAGGTTTTCGTACGAACTTGCGAACAATAGAGAAACATTGCTAAAGGTACAGAATTTACAATGCAAAGAGATCAACTTGATTGCTGCTGGGTTCACTATCGCTGCATCCATCATTATCGGTGGACTGCTGATGCTATTTTGCTACCGATGTAAAATTATGTACGACGATagaaaaatgtttgcaaaGTTCGAAAAGGAAAGGGAACAAGAAACGAAGTATCAAATGGAGAGTCCATTGTATAAATCACCCATATCTAACTTTAAAGTTCCTGCTGAGATGGAGACAAGTGTTTTGTAA
- the LOC1279657 gene encoding microsomal triacylglycerol transfer protein, giving the protein MTRKMKLYLLLTILLSLFEFGYVAPAFGDAFRVGTEETFDFSNVVHVGNGKNATLPFGYQTHATVIVGSVWGDAESKLLKIQVQNPSLVSIPDGKVGTMIGAESPFYAWWNLGQIKEVYFEASDALPVRNFKKGICALFQYQLLDGTYSEVDPSGECETKYISHSSTRYHKSKENCHYDAKRMQRSEYGLRSNLKTSRSTDFTVSTDGALQKIKSQDYVKYLLNAQDRFGPYYESIMEMNVQGSTQKTSTQEGSDIDGIVKKLSLEKETLLTQEYKSSCKDNNCDNIISVFKQLKNSLTNDNVGKEASATAMVDMVRAARKATKEDLVRIIKAKSSNDMKGQIVDILGAAQTMASHQAAKSELLSSSDDENMFLAERYLQALAIGTRPKKEIVADLLEMALKEHMNVKFYDSLIQCLSAVTRRYAQLEGNSYETEVVKKVVNFLEEKIDECSREDCKLKFIRGLQNLKCPRTADRLIKLAQESTKAVSVAAMKALRSFSVYLWNDEFRAKFEDIFFQVSKRYDSSARTLALDILLDLKPDQDELSHLVQFLKSKDKAYEVKQYLLQKLRMAAAQCSEFGAMLKNIIEKDGLLNNYNILAPKGLSTALSRKFSTAPSFNASLTSLQEMSGGVLKRGIVDLTLDVSDEKMSLFTLGLYAGGMSSFVSSNDEEQITDNNEEEDTTAGMELSVQGVVMRPLEFFNGKGELMGHVWSGTASEPTPAYQAITLLQDNEERFASHNGVTLALSSTGAISIDLNGQVTMSLWGRNAQSKVEQNTGISMTSRLSFDTSFASVDVRFSSVQAPQLHLSSALDFSGDPALCMQLVQPKSTLKHRFVGTIDLIGTKHQASRKTTKTFKLNGLTHSLNRKNNDMCNLISKS; this is encoded by the exons ATGACCAGAAAGATGAAGTTGTATTTGCTTCTAACAATCCTGTTATCTTTATTCG AGTTCGGATACGTGGCTCCAG CCTTCGGAGATGCCTTTCGCGTTGGCACGGAGGAAACGTTTGATTTTTCCAACGTAGTTCATGTGGGCAACGGTAAAAATGCAACTCTTCCATTTGGGTATCAAACACATGCAACGGTTATTGTGGGATCGGTGTGGGGCGATGCTGAATCAAAGTTATTGAAAATTCAG GTGCAAAATCCCTCGCTTGTTAGCATTCCAGATGGCAAAGTTGGAACGATGATTGGAGCAGAATCTCCGTTTTACGCGTGGTGGAATTTAGGGCAAATCAAAGAGGTTTATTTTGAAGCTTCAGACGCACTACCGGTGAGAAACTTTAAGAAAGGAATATGTGCCCTGTTCCAGTATCAGCTGCTAGATGGCACGTACAGTGAGGTGGATCCTTCTGGGGAGTGTGAAACTAAGTACATATCGCACTCTTCCACCCGTTATCACAAGTCCAAGGAAAACTGTCATTACGATGCAAAGCGGATGCAAAGATCGGAATATGGTTTACGAAGCAATCTTAAAACATCGCGCAGTACGGATTTCACCGTGTCTACGGACGGCGCgctacaaaaaatcaaaagccaGGACTACGTGAAATACTTGCTGAACGCACAGGATCGGTTTGGACCGTACTATGAGTCAATCATGGAAATGAACGTGCAAGGAAGCACCCAAAAAACGTCAACGCAGGAAGGATCAGACATTGATGGGATCGTCAAAAAGTTGTCCCTGGAGAAGGAAACGCTTCTGACACAGGAGTATAAATCATCGTGCAAAGATAATAATTGCGATAACATTATCAGTGTATTTAAGCAGCTTAAAAATTCTCTAACGAATGATAATGTCGGCAAAGAGGCATCTGCTACGGCAATGGTCGACATGGTGCGGGCAGCACGAAAAGCGACAAAAGAAGATTTAGTGCGTATTATCAAAGCAAAATCATCCAATGATATGAAAGGTCAAATAGTTGATATACTGGGAGCAGCACAGACGATGGCTTCTCACCAGGCTGCCAAATCAGAATTGTTAAGCAGCTCAGACGATGAAAATATGTTCCTTGCAGAACGTTATTTACAAGCGCTTGCTATCGGCACGCGtccaaaaaaggaaattgtTGCCGATTTGTTAGAAATGGCACTAAAAGAGCACATGAATGTTAAGTTTTACGATAGCCTTATCCAATGTCTGTCAGCAGTAACTCGTCGATATGCTCAACTCGAAGGAAACTCTTATGAGACAGAAGTGGTGAAGAAGGTGGTTAATTTTCTGGAAGAAAAGATCGACGAATGCTCAAGAGAAGATTGTAAGCTTAAATTCATACGCGGACTGCAAAACCTCAAATGCCCTAGAACAGCGGATAGATTGATAAAACTTGCTCAAGAATCCACCAAAGCCGTCAGTGTAGCAGCAATGAAAGCTCTGCGCTCGTTTTCTGTCTATTTATGGAACGATGAGTTCAGGGCCAAATTCGAAGATATTTTCTTCCAGGTGTCGAAACGTTATGATTCTAGTGCACGAACTCTGGCGCTGGATATATTATTGGATCTGAAGCCGGATCAAGATGAGCTATCGCATCTAGTACAATTTTTGAAATCAAAGGACAAAGCGTACGAAGTGAAGCAGTATTTGCTGCAGAAACTGCGGATGGCTGCCGCACAATGCTCAGAATTTGGTGCAATGCTGAAGAATATTATCGAAAAAGATGGCCTTCTAAACAACTACAACATACTCGCTCCCAAGGGACTATCCACGGCATTAAGTCGCAAATTTTCGACCGCTCCGTCATTTAATGCCTCGCTTACCAGCTTGCAAGAGATGAGTGGAGGTGTGTTGAAACGTGGCATCGTTGATTTGACCCTGGATGTAAGCGACGAAAAGATGAGCTTGTTCACGCTAGGGTTGTACGCAGGAGGAATGTCGTCGTTTGTTAGTAGCAATGACGAGGAACAGATAACAGACAATAACGAAGAGGAAGATACAACAGCTGGTATGGAGCTGTCGGTGCAGGGCGTGGTAATGAGACCGTTGGAATTTTTCAACGGTAAGGGAGAATTGATGGGACATGTTTGGAGCGGTACAGCATCGGAGCCTACACCAGCCTACCAGGCCATCACACTGTTGCAAGACAACGAAGAACGGTTTGCTTCGCACAATGGTGTAACGCTGGCGCTCAGTTCTACCGGAGCAATATCGATTGATCTAAACGGTCAGGTGACTATGAGCTTATGGGGTCGAAACGCGCAATCCAAGGTAGAACAGAA TACTGGAATCAGCATGACTAGCAGGTTATCTTTTGATACATCTTTTGCATCAGTTGATGTTCGGTTCAGCTCCGTGCAGGCCCCACAGCTGCATTTGTCTTCTGCTCTAGACTTCTCCGGTGATCCTGCTTTGTGCATGCAACTAGTTCAGCCCAAGAGTACACTCAAACATCGATTTGTCGGCACAATAGATTTAATAGGAACAAAGCACCAAGCATCACGCAAAACTACGAAAACATTTAAGCTGAACGGATTAACGCATTCACTGAATAGGAAAAATAACGATATGTGTAATTTGATTTCAAAAAGCTGA